The DNA sequence ATTGTTCTCCGAACCGAGCTGACTTTTAGGTTAAAAGTGTGCAGACGCATCCATCTCATCCCCATCCTTATCCCCTTTATACAGTCCCACTGTCCCAGTCTTCCCAGCCTCTTCATCCCACTGCCGGTCACCACCAGCCCAGCGCCGCCGCTGTCGACGCCTCTGCTTCTTCTCAACGCAAAGTCCAGtgagtcctcctcctcctcctcctcctccttccttctctGCTTCTTCTCACAGTCCAGCTTGCCATAGACAAATTTTCGCACACAGTTACAGATATTGGATGATGTTTTAGCATCCCAGTGAAACTGCTGTTTGCATCATCAAGCAGAGACGGTAGCAGTAAGCAACGGATAGAATTTGGTGAAAATCCAAGTTATGTGAAGTATAGCAACGTAAGAGAGCTGATGAGGGATTTTGCTTGTGCAAGAAAACGCCTCTAAATGAATCGACTCTCAATCTGCCTCTCAGAGAAATGCTTAGTTTTGCCTACTTAGAGACTGAGAATGTTATATTCGTTAAGCTGACTCGGTGAAATAGTGCAGGTGCCATATAAGCATTTCTTATTTCACCTCCATTCTAAGTTTTTCTGCCTCAAGGTCTTCTGTGTTTTTCCGGTGATGTGCGACAATCTGATCGCATCGAATCAGATCTGGAGGTAATGTTTCTGGCCTAAAAGTCTTTAGGCGTCTCGCCCAAAGCGTCCTAAGCATCACTCTTGGGTTCTTAAGTATCACGCCTAAGAGAGAATTGCATCATGCACCTCAATAACAAAGAATTGCTGAAATATTTATTTACTCAGTCAATCAACGGTTCAACAAATAATACTTAGGAAGTGCATGGTACTTAATAGATTCTGCTACACCTTCTCTAAGTCATAAGAGGAAACTCCTACAATGGGAACTTTAAAGCCTAATTTAGCCAAGACCTGATATAGTACGCAATGTTAAATAGTAAAAGAAAACTGACAAAATCCTACTGGCTACTAGTACTCCTACTCCTGGTGGATGAAGCTACTTCTTAAACTCGATGCAGAATCATTATTCTTTTAGGACTCTTATTAGAGTTTCAGATTAATGCAACAATCTACTTCAGAAGAACATGAcactaataaaaatattatgacAAATATCAACTTGTTTAATCTTGTGGGATGTATCATTATCCATTGGGACAGAGAGTCTGGTTGGGCAGGGCATTGGCTTAGGGTTGATCAGAATATAAGAGAATAGGACATTTAGTCGAAGCAGGAATGTCTTGATTGGAATGGATCAATACAGATTTTCAGATCCTTGCTTGTTATTATGGAGTGAAAACAAATTGTTGGGTCTGTTCAAGACTGAAAAGGCCGGAGATTTTTCAACAGTTCTAAATGCAGATCCATGATTGTAATTGAGAGCAATGATTCTCCACAGCAGTTCAAGCTTTATCATTGTGGATCATGTACTTTTTCCATGGCCAATCTCATTCTTTTAAGGAAAAACATTTCTAGTACGGCTCATTTTTCTCTCATCCGTATTAGCAGCACACTTTGTTTTTGCATTCTGAACTTACAGGGAAGTAGTTTTGACAGCAGAAATGCAAGGAATGCGATCGTTTTCATTGAAGGCAGGCTTGATGAAAAGTGCAGTTCTGAATCACATCCGTCTGACAAATCCTCAGATTGTTTCATTTTCACGCTTCATGTCTATTTCATCTGCACGAATCGAAGAGCATGGCTTTGAAAGCACAACGATTGCTGATGTTCTGAAAGCCAAAGGTAAAGGAGCAGATGGCTCCTGGCTTTGGTGCACTACAGATGATACTGTGTATGATGCTGTTAAGTCGGTATGTATTCCCCTGTATATCGTGCTATTATTATTGGTATGAGTggtattattattttaaataagtatCTACAATGTGGACCACTTCTGTTACTGTCCCTATAGATGACACATCATAATGTTGGGGCCCTGGTTGTTGTGAAGCCCGGAGAACAGAAATCTATTGCAGGAATCATTACAGAGAGaggtaaaaatttcaattattcCATTTGTAAGAACCTCTATGACATGAATGTTAGTCGTTGATTCATTATTGGTCATAGGAAAAGTTCTACTCTTTTTG is a window from the Rhodamnia argentea isolate NSW1041297 chromosome 8, ASM2092103v1, whole genome shotgun sequence genome containing:
- the LOC115755821 gene encoding CBS domain-containing protein CBSX3, mitochondrial — translated: MQGMRSFSLKAGLMKSAVLNHIRLTNPQIVSFSRFMSISSARIEEHGFESTTIADVLKAKGKGADGSWLWCTTDDTVYDAVKSMTHHNVGALVVVKPGEQKSIAGIITERDYLRKIIVQGRSSKSTKVGDIMTEENKLITVTPDTKVLKAMQLMTDNRIRHIPVINEGGMTGMVSIGDVVRAVVSEHREELDRLNAYIQGGY